From Lutra lutra chromosome 14, mLutLut1.2, whole genome shotgun sequence, a single genomic window includes:
- the LOC125084993 gene encoding LOW QUALITY PROTEIN: ATP synthase subunit O, mitochondrial-like (The sequence of the model RefSeq protein was modified relative to this genomic sequence to represent the inferred CDS: inserted 2 bases in 1 codon): MATPAVSGFSQQVCCFSTSVVRLFAKRMRPPVQVYGIRGCYAAALYSAASKQMEQVEKELRVAQILKEPKMPTSIMKPCVKHTVKVKRLNDMKAKERFSPLMSNLIRLLAENGCLNNIPGVIFAFSTMLSIQCGEAPCTVTTASPLDEAILXELKTVLESFLSKGQVSKLEVKIDPSSMGAMIVRIGEKYADRSVKTKIQKLSRAMGEIF, encoded by the exons ATGGCCACCCCAGCAGTTTCTGGGTTCTCCCAACAGGTGTGTTGCTTTAGTACATCTGTGGTCAGGTTGTTTGCCAAGCGCATGAGGCCACCTGTTCAAGTATATGGTATCAGAGGTTGCTATGCTGCTGCCCTTTATTCTGCTGCATCTAAACAGATGGAACAAGTAGAAAAAGAATTGAGAGTAGCACAAATATTGAAAGAACCCAAAATGCCTACTTCCATTATGAAGCCTTGTGTAAAGCATACCGTAAAAGTGAAAAGACTAAATGACATGAAAGCAAAAGAGAGGTTCTCTCCCCTCATGTCCAACCTGATCCGTTTGCTTGCTGAAAATGGTTGTTTGAACAATATCCCCGGAGTCATTTTTGCCTTTTCAACCATGCTGAGCATCCAGTGTGGAGAAGCACCTTGCACAGTAACCACTGCATCTCCTTTAGATGAAGCCATCCT TGAATTAAAAACAGTCCTGGAGAGCTTCCTAAGTAAAGGCCAAGTATCGAAATTGGAAGTTAAGATTGATCCATCAAGCATGGGTGCAATGATTGTCCGTATTGGAGAGAAATATGCTGATAGGTCTGTGAAAACCAAGATTCAGAAGCTGAGCAGGGCTATGGGGGAGATTTTCTGA